The following coding sequences lie in one Silene latifolia isolate original U9 population chromosome 5, ASM4854445v1, whole genome shotgun sequence genomic window:
- the LOC141657005 gene encoding putative disease resistance protein RGA3 isoform X3: MALQRAVMGSDSDGISKEVLSFFSHSNQIAFAFSISSKIKKIRKELDDIVKDSSEFALVLRPHGESVEQRLIRQVRGQTHSFIAVDDVIGREDDREAIIDIMMASHAAEEQRLAVIPIVGIGGLGKTTLAQLLYNDQRVEKNFELKLWVCVSEVFDVKEITKKIIMSATNSTSQNLEMDQLQGQLRKEIGGKKYLLVLDDVWNEKPEEWLNLKALLMVGGEGSQILVTTRSRKVADIMGSVQAYELNGLSEEKAWKLFKTMAFSPGESQKQPQLVKLAEEIVKRCVGVPLALRSLGTLLRGEEEWKWISIAGTSCLNWPDRQNNVMAILKLSYYHLLSPLKNCFAYCALFPKDYKFETDMLIDLWMAEGFVIPSGKTQCLEELCHEYLMQLLQRCFFQEITRDKWGSISSFKMHDLIHDLAIEVAGIESQSKVAYLQDRDINVKIRHLSFDHYYQTGSWKIPSCMLEAKQLRTFLLPEYNRSGSYFNKAILQQLISNFRCLRVLDMRDRGVKSLPKSIGKLIHLRSRIVRD; encoded by the coding sequence ATGGCATTGCAAAGAGCAGTCATGGGCAGTGACAGTGACGGTATATCTAAAGAGGTACTCAGTTTCTTTTCCCACTCCAACCAAATTGCTTTTGCCTTCAGTATTTCTAGTAAGATTAAAAAGATTAGGAAAGAACTTGATGACATAGTTAAAGACAGCTCTGAATTTGCCTTGGTACTACGCCCTCATGGGGAAAGCGTGGAACAAAGGCTAATTAGGCAGGTGAGAGGGCAAACTCACTCTTTCATAGCTGTAGATGATGTTATTGGTAGGGAGGATGATCGAGAGGCCATCATAGATATTATGATGGCTTCTCATGCTGCGGAAGAACAACGACTAGCTGTCATCCCTATTGTAGGGATCGGAGGTTTGGGGAAGACAACTTTAGCTCAACTGTTGTATAATGATCAACGCGTTGAGAAGAACTTTGAGCTCAAGTTATGGGTTTGTGTCTCTGAAGTCTTTGATGTGAAGGAAATCACAAAGAAGATTATTATGTCAGCGACAAATAGCACGTCTCAGAATTTAGAGATGGACCAGTTGCAAGGCCAACTAAGGAAAGAAATTGGGGGAAAGAAATATTTACTTGTCCTAGATGATGTGTGGAATGAGAAGCCTGAGGAATGGCTAAATCTAAAGGCACTTTTAATGGTTGGTGGAGAAGGAAGCCAGATATTGGTAACTACACGATCAAGAAAGGTGGCCGATATCATGGGCAGTGTTCAGGCTTATGAGTTAAATGGCCTTTCCGAAGAGAAAGCATGGAAATTATTTAAAACGATGGCATTTAGTCCTGGCGAATCTCAAAAGCAACCGCAATTGGTGAAATTAGCGGAAGAGATTGTGAAAAGGTGTGTAGGTGTTCCATTGGCCCTAAGAAGTTTAGGCACTCTTCTACGTGGAGAAGAAGAGTGGAAGTGGATTTCAATTGCGGGTACTAGCTGTCTGAATTGGCCTGATAGACAGAACAACGTTATGGCTATTTTAAAGCTCAGCTATTATCACTTGTTGTCTCCATTAAAGAACTGTTTTGCTTATTGTGCACTATTTCCCAAGGATTATAAATTTGAAACAGATATGTTGATTGATCTGTGGATGGCGGAGGGCTTTGTTATTCCATCTGGTAAAACTCAATGTTTAGAAGAACTTTGTCACGAGTATTTAATGCAATTGCTGCAAAGGTGCTTCTTTCAAGAAATAACAAGAGATAAATGGGGAAGTATTTCAAGTTTCAAAATGCATGATTTGATACATGATTTGGCCATAGAAGTGGCTGGAATCGAGTCTCAGAGTAAAGTGGCGTACTTACAGGACCGAGATATCAATGTCAAAATCCGCCACTTGTCCTTTGATCACTATTATCAGACTGGCTCATGGAAGATCCCAAGTTGCATGCTAGAGGCGAAGCAATTGAGGACTTTTCTTTTGCCAGAGTATAATAGATCTGGATCATATTTCAACAAAGCTATTCTTCAACAGCTAATCTCAAACTTCAGATGCCTGCGTGTGTTGGATATGCGTGATCGTGGGGTCAAGAGTCTACCCAAATCCATTGGCAAGTTAATTCACTTAAG
- the LOC141657005 gene encoding disease resistance protein RGA2-like isoform X1: MALQRAVMGSDSDGISKEVLSFFSHSNQIAFAFSISSKIKKIRKELDDIVKDSSEFALVLRPHGESVEQRLIRQVRGQTHSFIAVDDVIGREDDREAIIDIMMASHAAEEQRLAVIPIVGIGGLGKTTLAQLLYNDQRVEKNFELKLWVCVSEVFDVKEITKKIIMSATNSTSQNLEMDQLQGQLRKEIGGKKYLLVLDDVWNEKPEEWLNLKALLMVGGEGSQILVTTRSRKVADIMGSVQAYELNGLSEEKAWKLFKTMAFSPGESQKQPQLVKLAEEIVKRCVGVPLALRSLGTLLRGEEEWKWISIAGTSCLNWPDRQNNVMAILKLSYYHLLSPLKNCFAYCALFPKDYKFETDMLIDLWMAEGFVIPSGKTQCLEELCHEYLMQLLQRCFFQEITRDKWGSISSFKMHDLIHDLAIEVAGIESQSKVAYLQDRDINVKIRHLSFDHYYQTGSWKIPSCMLEAKQLRTFLLPEYNRSGSYFNKAILQQLISNFRCLRVLDMRDRGVKSLPKSIGKLIHLRYLNLSLNPIEQLPHSVTRLYNLQTLILYGCQDLSALPIHTRKLTNLRNLNTRSCDSMTHMPSGLGELTSLHKLPIFIVKCEESNTLQSDASTAQLRDLKTLNNLSGSLKIIFFNCLMDPASEAREANLHSKHRLTELVLELEGTATSGTMYHDEAILEGLKPHQNLKKLDIYSYNGRTLPSWAMRDSFCKTLPNLVEVHLSKFKNCREVPSFSQLPFLKRMSVECFDQVEYMERVYLSQSPPQTFFPSLQELRLEMCT; this comes from the coding sequence ATGGCATTGCAAAGAGCAGTCATGGGCAGTGACAGTGACGGTATATCTAAAGAGGTACTCAGTTTCTTTTCCCACTCCAACCAAATTGCTTTTGCCTTCAGTATTTCTAGTAAGATTAAAAAGATTAGGAAAGAACTTGATGACATAGTTAAAGACAGCTCTGAATTTGCCTTGGTACTACGCCCTCATGGGGAAAGCGTGGAACAAAGGCTAATTAGGCAGGTGAGAGGGCAAACTCACTCTTTCATAGCTGTAGATGATGTTATTGGTAGGGAGGATGATCGAGAGGCCATCATAGATATTATGATGGCTTCTCATGCTGCGGAAGAACAACGACTAGCTGTCATCCCTATTGTAGGGATCGGAGGTTTGGGGAAGACAACTTTAGCTCAACTGTTGTATAATGATCAACGCGTTGAGAAGAACTTTGAGCTCAAGTTATGGGTTTGTGTCTCTGAAGTCTTTGATGTGAAGGAAATCACAAAGAAGATTATTATGTCAGCGACAAATAGCACGTCTCAGAATTTAGAGATGGACCAGTTGCAAGGCCAACTAAGGAAAGAAATTGGGGGAAAGAAATATTTACTTGTCCTAGATGATGTGTGGAATGAGAAGCCTGAGGAATGGCTAAATCTAAAGGCACTTTTAATGGTTGGTGGAGAAGGAAGCCAGATATTGGTAACTACACGATCAAGAAAGGTGGCCGATATCATGGGCAGTGTTCAGGCTTATGAGTTAAATGGCCTTTCCGAAGAGAAAGCATGGAAATTATTTAAAACGATGGCATTTAGTCCTGGCGAATCTCAAAAGCAACCGCAATTGGTGAAATTAGCGGAAGAGATTGTGAAAAGGTGTGTAGGTGTTCCATTGGCCCTAAGAAGTTTAGGCACTCTTCTACGTGGAGAAGAAGAGTGGAAGTGGATTTCAATTGCGGGTACTAGCTGTCTGAATTGGCCTGATAGACAGAACAACGTTATGGCTATTTTAAAGCTCAGCTATTATCACTTGTTGTCTCCATTAAAGAACTGTTTTGCTTATTGTGCACTATTTCCCAAGGATTATAAATTTGAAACAGATATGTTGATTGATCTGTGGATGGCGGAGGGCTTTGTTATTCCATCTGGTAAAACTCAATGTTTAGAAGAACTTTGTCACGAGTATTTAATGCAATTGCTGCAAAGGTGCTTCTTTCAAGAAATAACAAGAGATAAATGGGGAAGTATTTCAAGTTTCAAAATGCATGATTTGATACATGATTTGGCCATAGAAGTGGCTGGAATCGAGTCTCAGAGTAAAGTGGCGTACTTACAGGACCGAGATATCAATGTCAAAATCCGCCACTTGTCCTTTGATCACTATTATCAGACTGGCTCATGGAAGATCCCAAGTTGCATGCTAGAGGCGAAGCAATTGAGGACTTTTCTTTTGCCAGAGTATAATAGATCTGGATCATATTTCAACAAAGCTATTCTTCAACAGCTAATCTCAAACTTCAGATGCCTGCGTGTGTTGGATATGCGTGATCGTGGGGTCAAGAGTCTACCCAAATCCATTGGCAAGTTAATTCACTTAAGGTACCTTAATCTGTCCTTGAATCCTATAGAACAACTTCCACATTCAGTCACAAGACTATATAATTTGCAGACATTGATTCTCTATGGTTGCCAAGATCTTAGCGCATTACCTATCCATACTAGAAAACTTACTAATCTTAGGAACCTCAATACTCGTTCTTGCGATTCTATGACCCACATGCCGTCTGGCCTCGGGGAATTAACCTCGCTTCATAAATTACCCATCTTTATAGTGAAATGTGAAGAATCTAATACCCTACAGTCCGATGCTTCCACGGCTCAGTTAAGGGACCTGAAGACACTTAATAACCTAAGTGGATCCttgaaaataatttttttcaaCTGTCTAATGGACCCTGCAAGCGAAGCAAGAGAAGCAAACTTACATAGCAAACACAGGTTGACTGAGTTAGTTTTGGAATTGGAGGGCACAGCAACCTCTGGCACTATGTACCATGATGAGGCTATTTTAGAAGGTCTGAAACCACACCAAAACTTGAAGAAGTTGGATATATATTCATACAATGGTAGAACGCTCCCAAGTTGGGCAATGAGAGATAGTTTCTGTAAGACTCTTCCAAATCTAGTTGAGGTCCATCTCTCTAAATTCAAAAATTGCCGAGAAGTCCCTTCTTTCAGCCAACTCCCTTTCTTAAAACGCATGTCTGTTGAATGTTTTGATCAAGTGGAGTACATGGAAAGGGTTTATTTATCACAATCACCCCCTCAAACATTTTTTCCATCTCTTCAGGAACTTAGACTCGAAATGTGTACATAA
- the LOC141657008 gene encoding grpE protein homolog 1, mitochondrial-like, translating to MSLIRVFGRSSCAAVARCRNLISPPPLHHNNHHNFISNFSHKASFFHSGLQWPASFSRFGMSTSAPHENEKENKGDAANQANETASAESSEETTQEAGSAPDSDPTSQSGKRKRGAKRTAFSDSDSDEDLDDLSREELVKVLFEKEELLQKKEKEFGESKDKFLRSYAEIENVMERTRRDAENSKKFAVQSFAKSLLDVADNLSRASSVTKESFSKIDVSGDTIGVVPVLKTLLEGVEMTEKQLSEVFRKSGIEKIDPTDEKFDPNLHNAVFQVPDSSKPPGTVAVVLKPGYMLHDRIIRPAEVGVTVALEDKEADS from the exons ATGTCGCTAATTAGAGTTTTCGGAAGATCGTCGTGTGCGGCCGTTGCACGGTGCCGCAACCTCATCTCTCCGCCGCCACTCCACCATAACAACCACCATAACTTCATCTCTAACTTCTCTCACAAG GCCTCGTTTTTCCATAGTGGGTTACAGTGGCCTGCTAGTTTCTCTCGTTTTGGAATGTCGACATCTGCGCCCCATGAAAACGAGAAGGAAAACAAAGGGGATGCTGCCAACCAAGCAAATGAGACTGCTTCTGCAGAATCTTCCGAGGAAACTACACAAGAAGCAGGTTCTGCTCCAGATTCAGATCCTACATCTCAGTCCGGCAAAAGGAAACGAGGCGCTAAAAGAACTGCATTTTCTGATTCAGATTCTGATGAAGACCTTGATGACCTGTCTAGAGAGGAGCTTGTGAAGGTTCTATTCGAGAAGGAAGAACTCCTtcagaagaaagaaaaagagtttGGTGAATCGAAAGATAAATTTCTCCGTAGTTATGCTGAAATAGAGAATGTTATGGAACGAACACGGCGTGATGCAGAGAATTCAAAGAAGTTTGCTGTGCAG AGCTTTGCCAAGAGTTTACTAGATGTTGCTGACAATCTTTCAAGAGCTTCTTCAGTGACCAAAGAAAGTTTCAGCAAAATTGATGTTTCAGGCGATACAATTGGTGTCGTTCCAGTTCTAAAAACATTGTTGGAAGGTGTTGAGATGACTGAGAAGCAACTTTCAGAG GTATTCAGGAAATCTGGTATTGAAAAAATTGATCCCACCGATGAAAAATTTGATCCAAACCTGCATAATGCCGTATTTCAAGTGCCTGATAGTTCTAAGCCTCCGGGTACTGTTGCTGTTGTTCTTAAG CCGGGTTACATGCTCCACGATAGAATCATCCGACCAGCTGAAGTTGGTGTTACTGTTGCATTGGAAGATAAGGAGGCTGACTCTTGA
- the LOC141657005 gene encoding putative disease resistance protein RGA3 isoform X2, whose amino-acid sequence MALQRAVMGSDSDGISKEVLSFFSHSNQIAFAFSISSKIKKIRKELDDIVKDSSEFALVLRPHGESVEQRLIRQVRGQTHSFIAVDDVIGREDDREAIIDIMMASHAAEEQRLAVIPIVGIGGLGKTTLAQLLYNDQRVEKNFELKLWVCVSEVFDVKEITKKIIMSATNSTSQNLEMDQLQGQLRKEIGGKKYLLVLDDVWNEKPEEWLNLKALLMVGGEGSQILVTTRSRKVADIMGSVQAYELNGLSEEKAWKLFKTMAFSPGESQKQPQLVKLAEEIVKRCVGVPLALRSLGTLLRGEEEWKWISIAGTSCLNWPDRQNNVMAILKLSYYHLLSPLKNCFAYCALFPKDYKFETDMLIDLWMAEGFVIPSGKTQCLEELCHEYLMQLLQRCFFQEITRDKWGSISSFKMHDLIHDLAIEVAGIESQSKVAYLQDRDINVKIRHLSFDHYYQTGSWKIPSCMLEAKQLRTFLLPEYNRSGSYFNKAILQQLISNFRCLRVLDMRDRGVKSLPKSIGKLIHLRFRSGLSKRILVFISDCQLRLDLAAPDSEVDGVMQRIFP is encoded by the coding sequence ATGGCATTGCAAAGAGCAGTCATGGGCAGTGACAGTGACGGTATATCTAAAGAGGTACTCAGTTTCTTTTCCCACTCCAACCAAATTGCTTTTGCCTTCAGTATTTCTAGTAAGATTAAAAAGATTAGGAAAGAACTTGATGACATAGTTAAAGACAGCTCTGAATTTGCCTTGGTACTACGCCCTCATGGGGAAAGCGTGGAACAAAGGCTAATTAGGCAGGTGAGAGGGCAAACTCACTCTTTCATAGCTGTAGATGATGTTATTGGTAGGGAGGATGATCGAGAGGCCATCATAGATATTATGATGGCTTCTCATGCTGCGGAAGAACAACGACTAGCTGTCATCCCTATTGTAGGGATCGGAGGTTTGGGGAAGACAACTTTAGCTCAACTGTTGTATAATGATCAACGCGTTGAGAAGAACTTTGAGCTCAAGTTATGGGTTTGTGTCTCTGAAGTCTTTGATGTGAAGGAAATCACAAAGAAGATTATTATGTCAGCGACAAATAGCACGTCTCAGAATTTAGAGATGGACCAGTTGCAAGGCCAACTAAGGAAAGAAATTGGGGGAAAGAAATATTTACTTGTCCTAGATGATGTGTGGAATGAGAAGCCTGAGGAATGGCTAAATCTAAAGGCACTTTTAATGGTTGGTGGAGAAGGAAGCCAGATATTGGTAACTACACGATCAAGAAAGGTGGCCGATATCATGGGCAGTGTTCAGGCTTATGAGTTAAATGGCCTTTCCGAAGAGAAAGCATGGAAATTATTTAAAACGATGGCATTTAGTCCTGGCGAATCTCAAAAGCAACCGCAATTGGTGAAATTAGCGGAAGAGATTGTGAAAAGGTGTGTAGGTGTTCCATTGGCCCTAAGAAGTTTAGGCACTCTTCTACGTGGAGAAGAAGAGTGGAAGTGGATTTCAATTGCGGGTACTAGCTGTCTGAATTGGCCTGATAGACAGAACAACGTTATGGCTATTTTAAAGCTCAGCTATTATCACTTGTTGTCTCCATTAAAGAACTGTTTTGCTTATTGTGCACTATTTCCCAAGGATTATAAATTTGAAACAGATATGTTGATTGATCTGTGGATGGCGGAGGGCTTTGTTATTCCATCTGGTAAAACTCAATGTTTAGAAGAACTTTGTCACGAGTATTTAATGCAATTGCTGCAAAGGTGCTTCTTTCAAGAAATAACAAGAGATAAATGGGGAAGTATTTCAAGTTTCAAAATGCATGATTTGATACATGATTTGGCCATAGAAGTGGCTGGAATCGAGTCTCAGAGTAAAGTGGCGTACTTACAGGACCGAGATATCAATGTCAAAATCCGCCACTTGTCCTTTGATCACTATTATCAGACTGGCTCATGGAAGATCCCAAGTTGCATGCTAGAGGCGAAGCAATTGAGGACTTTTCTTTTGCCAGAGTATAATAGATCTGGATCATATTTCAACAAAGCTATTCTTCAACAGCTAATCTCAAACTTCAGATGCCTGCGTGTGTTGGATATGCGTGATCGTGGGGTCAAGAGTCTACCCAAATCCATTGGCAAGTTAATTCACTTAAG
- the LOC141657009 gene encoding grpE protein homolog 1, mitochondrial-like codes for MSLTRVFGRSSLTAIKRCRNLISPPSFHHHQQQLNVVYRSLHSLSNFSHKAPLFHSRLQCHATTLCRCGMSTSAPHEQENETKRGAANQADETDSSESLEETGSEVSLDDLSREELVKVFLEKKEVLQKKEKEFCEWKDKFLRSYAEIENVMERTRRDAENSKKFAVQSFAKSLLDVADNLSRASSVTKESFSKLDVSGDTVGAVPVLKTLWEGVEMTEKQLSEVFRKSGIEKVDPTNEQFDPNCHNAVFQVPDSSKPPGTVAVVLKAGYTLHDRIIRPAEVGVTVALENTEASS; via the exons ATGTCGCTAACTAGGGTTTTCGGAAGATCATCGTTAACTGCAATCAAACGGTGTCGCAACCTCATTTCTCCGCCGTCATttcaccaccatcaacaacaactCAATGTTGTTTATCGTAGTCTTCATTCTCTATCTAACTTCTCTCACAAG GCGCCTTTGTTTCATAGTAGGTTACAGTGTCATGCTACTACTTTGTGTCGTTGTGGAATGTCAACATCTGCACCTCATGAGCAAGAGAATGAAACTAAAAGGGGTGCTGCGAACCAAGCAGATGAGACTGATTCTTCAGAATCTTTGGAGGAAACAG GTTCTGAAGTATCCCTCGATGACCTTTCCAGAGAGGAGCTGGTGAAAGTCTTTCTTGAGAAGAAAGAAGTCCTTCAGAAGAAGGAAAAAGAGTTTTGTGAATGGAAAGACAAATTTCTCCGTAGTTATGCTGAAATAGAGAACGTCATGGAACGTACACGGCGTGATGCAGAGAACTCGAAGAAGTTTGCTGTGCAG AGCTTTGCCAAGAGTTTACTAGATGTTGCTGACAATCTATCAAGAGCTTCTTCAGTGACCAAAGAAAGTTTCAGCAAACTTGACGTTTCGGGGGATACAGTTGGAGCAGTGCCAGTTTTGAAAACTCTGTGGGAAGGTGTTGAGATGACTGAGAAGCAGCTTTCTGAG GTTTTCAGGAAATCTGGTATTGAAAAAGTTGATCCTACCAATGAGCAATTTGATCCAAACTGCCATAATGCCGTGTTTCAAGTACCCGACAGTTCTAAGCCGCCGGGTACTGTTGCTGTTGTTCTTAAG GCGGGTTACACACTTCACGACAGAATCATCCGACCAGCTGAAGTTGGTGTTACAGTTGCATTGGAAAATACTGAGGCCAGCTCTTGA